The DNA sequence TTGATGAAAGAATATATGTTAACGACGAGGAAGCATTTGATACTACAAGAAAGTTGGCCACAAAAGAAGGCGTGTTTGTTGGTATGTCTTCAGGTGCAGCGGTCCATGTAGCAATTAAGAAGGCCAGTGAACTTCGCAGTGGAGTTATTGTGGCTATTCTTCCTGATAGAGGAGATAGATATCTATCAACTTCTGTTTTCGCATCTATTTGCAGTAAATGCCCGCCATAAAATAAGGAAATTAAATATATACCCAAATCCAGCGATAAACGTTATAAAAGCAAATATACCTGATGTAGAGAGTTGTAAAGAAGGAAATTTTGTCATGGCAATAGCTAATTTATTGAAAAACTATCATGAGGAAGTCGGAATTGGAGTTATGAAACCTTACTTTGTGCCTAAAGATACCGAAAATGGACACACCTATCCCTTATACTGCATTGATAGTAGTCAGAGATTTTATATTCAGTCATCGGAATTGGAGGCTCAGTATTTGTTCATATGCATAAAAAATATCAGCAAATCTGTGAATACCCTGAGCCAATTTCATAACAACATGCCTCCCATGTCTGACTATCCTTGCTGCGACATTAAAGAAGCGGTATCTCAGGGCTTTGATAAGCCTTTTTTTATAAATACTCGGCAATGCCAGTCTTTTTATCCAATTGACAATATTGTATGCCAGCATCCCTATAGTCAAATATGCCCAGTTAGCATGAAACTCCTGACAGGGGAATCTGTCGAGTGACAGGCCATACTTTGTCTCTTTGATGAAGTTTTCCATTTCGGCTCTGCCGAGATGAAACGGAACAAGCTCCTTTGCAGGCTCAGCCCTGTTGGTGACGATTACATGATACCGGTAAGATGTATTATCAAAAAGATATGCCTGTTTTTTATCAGGCAACTCTTGTCGCCTTACAACAAAACGATACTGTCTGTGCCATCCAGTAGGTTTATACCAAAGCTCAGAGACCCAAACATTATCCTCTATCTGTATCCAGTTTTCTTTCTCTATAGCATTGACAGCCCTCATAAGCGGCGCTGTCTGATCGGCAGTGATGCTGAATCCTATGTTCAGCCTCTCACACTCTGCGACTATCTCTTTGTCATAAAAGCCGGAGTCCATACAGGCATTGATTACATCGGCAAGGTCTTTGACCTTATGGTAGCTCTCCCTTATGAAACTGACTGCGCCCTCAGAGGTGTATGTGTT is a window from the Thermodesulfovibrio thiophilus DSM 17215 genome containing:
- a CDS encoding IS1380 family transposase, with the translated sequence NTYTSEGAVSFIRESYHKVKDLADVINACMDSGFYDKEIVAECERLNIGFSITADQTAPLMRAVNAIEKENWIQIEDNVWVSELWYKPTGWHRQYRFVVRRQELPDKKQAYLFDNTSYRYHVIVTNRAEPAKELVPFHLGRAEMENFIKETKYGLSLDRFPCQEFHANWAYLTIGMLAYNIVNWIKRLALPSIYKKRLIKALRYRFFNVAARIVRHGRHVVMKLAQGIHRFADIFYAYEQILSLQFR